The following proteins come from a genomic window of Salvia hispanica cultivar TCC Black 2014 chromosome 4, UniMelb_Shisp_WGS_1.0, whole genome shotgun sequence:
- the LOC125221716 gene encoding fructose-bisphosphate aldolase 6, cytosolic-like, translating into MTAYRGKYADELIANAAYIGTPGKGILAADESTGTIGKRLSSINVENVESNRRALRELLFCAPGALQYLSGVILFEETLYQKTAAGKPFVDVLNEGGVLPGIKVDKGTVELAGTNGETTTQGLDGLAQRCQQYYAAGARFAKWRAVLKIGPNEPSQLAINDNANGLARYAIICQENGLVPIVEPEILVDGSHDINKCAEVTERVLAACYKALNDHHVLLEGTLLKPNMVTPGSDAPKVAPEVVAEYTVRALQRTMPCAVPAVVFLSGGQSEEEATRNLNAMNKLKTKKPWTLSFSFGRALQQSTLKAWAGKEENVGKAQAALLTRCKANSEATLGTYQGDSNVSQDASESLHVKDYKY; encoded by the exons ATGACTGCCTACCGCGGAAAGTACGCTG ATGAACTAATTGCCAATGCTGCATACATTGGTACTCCTGGAAAGGGTATTCTTGCTGCTGATGAATCAACTGGAACAATTGGAAAGCGTTTATCGAGCATCAACGTTGAGAATGTTGAGTCAAACAGAAGGGCTCTTCGTGAACTTCTCTTCTGTGCCCCTGGTGCTCTTCAGTACCTGAGTGGTGTGATCCTTTTTGAGGAAACTCTGTACCAGAAAACTGCTGCAG GCAAGCCTTTTGTCGATGTGTTGAATGAGGGAGGTGTTCTTCCTGGTATCAAGGTCGACAAGGGTACCGTTGAGCTTGCTGGAACCAACGGTGAAACCACTACTCAAGGTCTTGATGGCCTTGCCCAACGTTGCCAACAATACTATGCTGCTGGTGCTCGTTTTGCTAAATGGAGAGCCGTACTTAAGATTGGTCCCAACGAGCCATCGCAGCTGGCCATCAATGACAATGCCAACGGTCTGGCCCGTTATGCCATCATCTGCCAGGAGAATGGCTTGGTACCAATTGTTGAGCCAGAGATCCTTGTTGATGGATCCCACGACATCAACAAGTGCGCTGAGGTGACAGAGCGTGTTCTGGCTGCTTGCTACAAGGCCCTCAACGACCACCACGTCTTGTTGGAGGGTACCTTGTTGAAGCCCAACATGGTTACACCCGGCTCTGATGCTCCCAAGGTTGCCCCTGAGGTGGTTGCTGAGTACACTGTCCGTGCTTTGCAACGAACAATGCCTTGTGCTGTTCCTGCTGTTGTCTTTTTGTCTGGTGGACAGAGTGAGGAAGAGGCCACCCGGAACTTAAATGCCATGAACAAGCTCAAGACAAAGAAGCCATGGACCCTCTCTTTCTCGTTCGGACGTGCACTCCAGCAGAGCACCCTGAAGGCGTGGGCCGGCAAAGAGGAGAATGTTGGAAAGGCTCAGGCTGCATTGCTTACAAGGTGCAAGGCCAACTCAGAAGCCACTCTTGGAACCTACCAGGGTGACAGCAATGTGAGCCAGGATGCATCCGAGAGCCTCCACGTCAAGGACTACAAGTACTAG